The stretch of DNA AGCAGGCCGGTGCTGTCGCCGATGATCTGGCCGCGCGCAATCTCGCGATATTGCGCCTTGCCAATTTCGTAGGGAATGCCCTGCGCCGTCAATTCTTCTTCGTTGCGGCCTACGGTTGAGATTTCGGGGATGGTGTAGATGCCGTAGGGGAACAACTCCGGCACGCTTTTGGCTTCGATGCTTAAGGCGTGGCAGGCGGCGAGGCGGCCCTGTTCCATCGAGGTCGAAGCCAGGCTCGGGAAGCCGATCACGTCACCCACCGCGTAAATGTGCGGGATGTCAGTCTGGTAGTGAGCGTTCACTTTGAGCCGCCCCCGGCCATCGGCGGCCAACCCGGCGGCGGCCAGGTTCAGGGTTTCGGTTGCCCCCGTGCGGCCAATGCTGTGCAGCGCCGATTCGGTGATGATCTGTTTGCCGCTGGCGAGATGAATCTTGACTCGCTGGCCGTGGTTGTCGTCGTTGATTACCTCCAGGCCGCTCACCTCTTCGCCCAGGCGAAGCGTGACCCGGTTCTGGCGCAGGTGGTAAGCCAGGGCGTCAATGATCTCATGATCGACGAACGGCAGGAGGCGGTCGCGCTTGTCAATCAGCGTCACCCGCATACCGAGGGCGGCGAAGAGGCAGGCGTATTCACAGCCGATGACGCCCGCGCCGACGACGGTGAGGGTGCGCGGCAGGTGGTTGAGCCGGAGGATGTCGTCGCTGATCAGGATGTGCTGGCTGTCGAACGAGACGTTGGCGTCTTTGGTGGCGCTGGTTCCGGTGGCAATGATGATGGTGGCGGCAGTCACGTCGCGCTGAACGCGATCGTCCACGTGATTGAGGCGGACGGTGTGCGGATCAACGAAAGCGGCCTCGGCGGTGAGCAGTTCCACACGGTTGCGCTGGAGCTGGTGGCGGGTCACGTCCAGCTCGTGGCGGATGACGTGCTCGGTGCGAAAGAGCAGGTCGTTCATGGTGATGTTTTGCTTCACCGTGTACGACGCGCCGTACAGCCCGCGCTCACGGAAGCCGGAGAGATGCAACACGGCTTCGCGCAACGTTTTGCTGGGGATGGTGCCGGTGTTGATGCACACCCCGCCAACTACTGCCTTGCGTTCGGCAATTGCCACCCGTTTGTTGAGCTTGGCGGCCTGGATGGCCGCCCGTTGCCCCGCCGGGCCGGAGCCGATGACGAGCATGTCGTATTCGTAGTCGGGCATGGCAATCTCCCTCGCAGTTATTGATAAACGAAAAACGTCAAACGTGTATGTCGTTTCACGTTTGACGTTTTTGATCTCAGCCGCGCTTTTTTGTCATGGCTATCTCGTCAGGGCGTCGTCGCCCCCGGTTCAACCGTTGAAGTAGAAGCCGGCAGTTGAGCCGTGTCCGGCAGGTTGAACAGATACGGGCTGTTCGACGGAACCAGCATCACCTGCACGTTGCCGCCCAGCTTTTGCACGTAGGTGTACTGGATCAGATCAGGGTTGTCTTTCAGTTGAGCGGCGATCAGCGCCAGCGACTTGGCTTCGGCCTCGGCCTGAATGAGCCGGGCTTTTGCTTCGGCCTCGGCCTGGATCACGAACGCTTCGGCATCGCCCTTAGCCTCAATTACGGCGGCGTCGGCCTGGCCCTGAGCCACCTGCCGGGCCTGCTCGGCCTCCTGCCTCTTCTGCTCCACCACCAACTGCGCCTGCTGGGCTTGTTGTTCGGCAATCTGCTTCTGTTCTACAGCCAGCGAATATTGCTCGGAGAACGCCACATTGCGCACCAGGAAATCCACCAGGGTCAAATTGTTCTCGGCAAACTTCTTGGTCAACTCGTCGGTGATCAACTGCTCCATCTCCACCCGCTTGGTGCTGACGATCTCCTCGACGCCATACTGCGAGGCCAGATCGCGGATGATGCCTCGCGCCAGGGGGCGCACGATGGCATCCTCGTACCGGCTCTGCCAGGTGATATGAAGCGCAACCACCTTCAGCGGGTCAATCGCATAGATCACCGAAGCGTCAATAAAAATTTCCTGCCCGTCCTTGGTTCGCGCCTTGACCGAGTCGTCGCCTGAGACTTGCCCCTCGGACGGCGAGGACGACATGGTGTACGATTGCCGTGAGATGGGATATTTCTCCACCCGCTCGGCAAACGGTATGATCCAATGCAACCCTGGTTTGAGCGAGTCAGGCCGCACACCGCCTGCCGTCAGCGGCGCAATCACCACCCCGTGTTCCTGCGGCTCAATCACCACTAGTCCGGCGCCAACAACATTCAACACCACGGCCAACACCACCGCGCCAATGACTAGCGGCACCATCCCGCCAATTTTGCCGCCGCGGGCCACCGTCAACCCGGCCAACACAATTGCCGCGAGCACAATCATCCAGGATAGGCCGGCCAGCACTTGAACAATGCTTGAAATATTCATTTGAAGTCTCCTTATGTAGGTCGCAAGCTTGCGACGTTGGTGAAGATTATATCACCCGCAAAATATGAATTGCATTTGTGTTATCATCGCCGCGTGCGACAGGCTGAAGCTCGTTGTAAACAACTGGAACTGATTGGCGACCAGGTACGGATTCGCTTTGAAACGGACCTGATTCCGGCCCCCGGCCAACTCGTCCTCGCCCGTTTGGCCGCCACTGCCGACCCGTACCTTCGTCTGCCCCTCTTCCCGTCGGCCCTTTTTCAAACCGGGTTCGCGGTAGATGTGGCCGCCTCTCACCCGGCCCTTCGTTTTCTTGCGCCCGGCGCAACGTTGGACTTGATCGGCCCGGTGGGGGTTCACATCGGCGGCCTCCCATCCCGATCCCGCCTGGCCCTGATCGCCGACTCTGATCCAGCCATCCTGCTCCCGTTCGCTTCTCAAGCCATCGCCGACGGTGGAACCGCCACCTTGCTTCTCGCCCGGCCTTATCCGCTCGACGCCCTCGACCCTGAAATCGAAATCCGCGTGGGCGACTTGCCCCAGCTTGCCGCCGAATTTGCCATGCTGGCCGACCGGGTTCTCATTCACACCGACCCGGTCTTGCATCAACCTTTGCGCCAACAACTTGCGCACGCCCGCGCCTTCGTCCCGCCCGATTATGCTTACGCGCTGGCCGAGCGTTCACTGCCCTGCGGCCTCGGCGCGTGTTGCGCGTGTGCCGTGAAGACAAGGCGCGGCTGGCAATGGGCTTGCCTCGACGGCCCCTTCTTCAGCCTGGCCGAACTCGACACCTGATCTTGTAAGGGCGAAGCATTCGGGACAACGGCTCAAAGTTCACCAGAATCTTTGCTCCGATGCTTCGCCCCTACCACGACCATGAACGTTCTCTGCCTTGTAGCTCATCCCGACGACGAAACGATCTTGTGCGGCGGCACGCTGGCCCTGCTGGCCGCGAGAGGCGCGGCGGTTCACGTAGCCTGCCTCACCCGCGGCGAGGGCGGCGAACTTGGCGAGCCGCCGCTGACCGGCCGCGAGCATTTGGGCGACATGCGCGAGCAGGAGATGGTGTGCGCCGTCGGCAAGCTGGGTGGCAAGAGCCTGACGTTTCTGGGCTACGTTGACCCCGTCGTCGGCCCCGAGGACAAACTCTTTGCGCCCGAACACGACCCAACGATGCTGGCCGGGCAAATTGTGGCCGCCATCCAGCAATTCAAGATTGATGTCGTCATCACCCACGGCTCCAACGGCGAATACGGCCACCCGGCCCACATGTTGATGAATCAGATGACGCTGGCGGCGGTCGCTTCTTTGCGCCAGGAAGTAGAAGCGCAACCGGCATTTCCCAACCACCTTACCACCCAACCACCCAGTTTCTACACCTTCGCCGCCGCTTTCCCTGATCATCCTTACCCGCGCCTCGCCAACGCCGAAGACTCCGCTGATCTGATCCTCGACGTGTCGGCTATGCTCGACAAAAAAGATGCCGCCGCCCTGTGCCACAAAACGCAGAACGCTCTCTTCGTCCGCCGCCGTTCGGAGCAAATGGGCCGCCCCGTCACCGTGCGCGAAGCTTTGCTCTCGGTCGAAAGCCTCCATCGCGTCTTCGGTCAGCCTGGTGACGAATTGTCGAAATTGTTGATCCGTTAGAGCCTGTTTGATGATTGCTCTCCAACCGCGTCCTTCGCGAAGCATCCCGGTGGGACGCGGTTGGCCCGAAGGGGCCTGCGAAGACGCGGGCTTTGAGCATTTTCCAAACAGGCTGTTAGCGATTGGAGTTGGGATTTGTCTATCGAGCTTGCTCCTTCTCACAAAATCGGCCTGCCGTTAGCCTCGCCCCTCATCGCCGGCGGCGGCGCGTTTGGCTTCGCCGACGAGTATGCCTCGCTCGCGGGTGAAACCCGTTTCTCGCGCTTCGGGGCATTCGTCACCAACCCGCTCACGCTCCGCCCGCGCTCACCTGCTAACCAGCAACACGTCATTCCATTTCCGGGTGGAACATTGATTCACACCGGCCTGCCTAACCCCGGCCTGTCGGCGGCTATCCGCGACTACGAGCACAAGTGGGAAAGATTGGGTTGCCCGGTCATCGTTCACGTGGCGGCTACCACTGTGGATGAAGTGGCAATGTGCGCAGAGAAGTTGGAGCGGGTGGAGTCGGTTGCCGGAATCGAGATCGGCTTTCGCGACGACGAGCCGCTGGCCGAGGCCGAAGCGATGTTGCGAGCCGCCGTCCAGCGCGCCCGTCAACCCGTCATCGTCAGCCTGCCGCAGGCGCGGGCACCGGCTTTTGCGCGAATGGCCGAGAGGGTTGGGGCGCAGGCGGTGACGGCGACTGCCCCGCCGCGTGGCACAATGCGACACAAAGACGAATGGGTGAGCGGGCGGCTTTACGGCCCGGCGCTCTTGCCGCAAACGTTGAGCCTTGTCCGCGAACTAAAAACACAAACCGCCCTGCCGATCATCAGCGCAGGCGGCGTGCATACGAAGGATGATGTTGAAGCGATGCTGGCAGCAGGGGCAACCGCCGTGATGGTGGATAGCGTTGTTTGGGTTCAGCCCGGCTTTTTTGACAACGGATGAAACGGATCGAACGGATTCTTCTTTATCCGTTAGATCCGTTGTCAACTACTTCTCAAGCAAAATAGTCACCGGCCCGTCGTTCAAAATCTCCACCAGCATCATCGCTCGAAAGACTCCGGTTTGCACAGGCACGCCGTAAAACTGTAGTCGCTTGGCAAAGTATTCGACGAGCGGCTCGGCCTCGGAGGGTGGGGCGGCGTCAATGAATGAGGGTCGCCGCCCTCTCTGCGCGTCGGCGTGGAGCGTGAACTGCGAGACGACGATGGCGCTCCCGCCCACTTCCAGCACTGAGCGGTTCATCTTCCCGGCTTCATCCTCAAAGATTCGCAGGTTGGCGATCTTCTCGGCCAGCCAATCGGCCTGCTCTTGCGTGTCGCCTTTGCCCACGCCGACCAGCACCACCAACCCTTTGCCGATCTCGGCCACACGCTTGCCCTCAACTGTGACTGAGCCTTTAGCAACTCGCTGAATTACTACTCGCAAAGATTAACTCCTGAGCCTACAAAAAAATCATTCCAAGCGGAGCAAGGAATGACGTTTGTCGTTTGACGTTTGAGATTTGTCGTTTTCACTTCCCTCGATCCACCACCGCCTTCACCAGCTTCACGGCAATGCTTCCACCAGGCACAATCATCCCCACCGCGTCGGCGGTGACATCGAAGAGCAGGTCGCGAGTCATGAGACTCTTGATCTGGTCTTGAAGTTTCTTGCCGCCAGTGCGCGTCTCGCCCGTTATCCCGTCGTACTCGACGATCACCT from Chloroflexota bacterium encodes:
- the sthA gene encoding Si-specific NAD(P)(+) transhydrogenase, yielding MPDYEYDMLVIGSGPAGQRAAIQAAKLNKRVAIAERKAVVGGVCINTGTIPSKTLREAVLHLSGFRERGLYGASYTVKQNITMNDLLFRTEHVIRHELDVTRHQLQRNRVELLTAEAAFVDPHTVRLNHVDDRVQRDVTAATIIIATGTSATKDANVSFDSQHILISDDILRLNHLPRTLTVVGAGVIGCEYACLFAALGMRVTLIDKRDRLLPFVDHEIIDALAYHLRQNRVTLRLGEEVSGLEVINDDNHGQRVKIHLASGKQIITESALHSIGRTGATETLNLAAAGLAADGRGRLKVNAHYQTDIPHIYAVGDVIGFPSLASTSMEQGRLAACHALSIEAKSVPELFPYGIYTIPEISTVGRNEEELTAQGIPYEIGKAQYREIARGQIIGDSTGLLKLIFHLETRELLGVHIIGEGASELIHIGQAVMAFGGKVDYFVNTVFNYPTLAECYKTAAFDGINRLG
- a CDS encoding PIG-L family deacetylase translates to MNVLCLVAHPDDETILCGGTLALLAARGAAVHVACLTRGEGGELGEPPLTGREHLGDMREQEMVCAVGKLGGKSLTFLGYVDPVVGPEDKLFAPEHDPTMLAGQIVAAIQQFKIDVVITHGSNGEYGHPAHMLMNQMTLAAVASLRQEVEAQPAFPNHLTTQPPSFYTFAAAFPDHPYPRLANAEDSADLILDVSAMLDKKDAAALCHKTQNALFVRRRSEQMGRPVTVREALLSVESLHRVFGQPGDELSKLLIR
- a CDS encoding nitronate monooxygenase → MSIELAPSHKIGLPLASPLIAGGGAFGFADEYASLAGETRFSRFGAFVTNPLTLRPRSPANQQHVIPFPGGTLIHTGLPNPGLSAAIRDYEHKWERLGCPVIVHVAATTVDEVAMCAEKLERVESVAGIEIGFRDDEPLAEAEAMLRAAVQRARQPVIVSLPQARAPAFARMAERVGAQAVTATAPPRGTMRHKDEWVSGRLYGPALLPQTLSLVRELKTQTALPIISAGGVHTKDDVEAMLAAGATAVMVDSVVWVQPGFFDNG
- a CDS encoding D-tyrosyl-tRNA(Tyr) deacylase; the encoded protein is MRVVIQRVAKGSVTVEGKRVAEIGKGLVVLVGVGKGDTQEQADWLAEKIANLRIFEDEAGKMNRSVLEVGGSAIVVSQFTLHADAQRGRRPSFIDAAPPSEAEPLVEYFAKRLQFYGVPVQTGVFRAMMLVEILNDGPVTILLEK